A window of the Lolium perenne isolate Kyuss_39 chromosome 7, Kyuss_2.0, whole genome shotgun sequence genome harbors these coding sequences:
- the LOC139834204 gene encoding uncharacterized protein isoform X1, protein MEPYFREMSLDDFEALLPSVSNRLDPCFIIPFVGSGKEQRVDLDPSDVAVVAESSNPTLVSGKENEEPENHSAHANHAPQHESSDFVLRSSVKLARSNGDSEEHCEQEVILQQEAVTQLDPGKSLADDSLNWLLASRGRFVLTSERPNKKRKLLGADAGLERLVWLPPMPGEAATTCDVCCLGDTDVASNRMLHCSSCKVSVHQRCYGVQVVPDGYWTCAWCDGISSAPARMLSLNDGGRIVSMPCVLCPREKGALKPVKCDPGQAADGGNLSFAHLFCSLWAPEVLVEDMDSMEPVTNIGDIPENRTKMVCTLCKVMHGACVRCSHGTCRACFHPICARESKHQMEIWGKSGLKNVELRIFCSRHSRVRSISSVHNANGVTEQDTARVGLDDEIFTTDKKQQMRFTRKSKDKFMNGISISSSSSSLNKVQTAELVTTPCTARAIETQQIEQTHMVVDQPTGDGNLVSSSTDVSAVLRKLIDQGKVSVGDIESELGLSSESLEAALVPETTTFSPGLKLKIIKLLQNSVHVSSVQVKPLEESDIAPEGTLLRSESKNLTDSQPGSELEEGISSFDHNYPDSDKADKDWSNSVENSSHTGRDCEDDHISGQRVLNVDGYRCYIHPYVEKKLQDLWGHISNQNKQSCYHVEELSCVPHDQNLADLSTKLEQLTEIAAADEASKAESSDILEHSPRDEIEGEIIYFQSRLLNDVVSKNQRYEDLKFKVVQSLSHELDSFNKRKWDHIIVNQFLRDIREAKKRGNSERRHKEAQAILAAAAPCAAPSLRNETFKKETENDAAPVKQESITKINAGSLRVSQLTLLPQTKDLSFSSSKVSADSNFGIFDLAKFSKKNDLPCDVCMRRETVLNRIFLCSSCKQAAVHLDCYQSRMNPTGPWKCERCQEMLSDTVISANASDCSGAISWLVHCGLCHGTLGAFRKTTKGQWVHAFCAEWLLENTFRRGQHNAVDVMEENLLKGDTCSICHHNVGTCLKCCTVGCQVTFHPACARDAGLYMNTKKIGNLWRHKAYCGNHSTEQRKVDSQQYGPEEVKIMKQMRVELERLRLLCERIVKREKEKKELVVCEHDILAIRRDYVASSIQTPFYMSGTGASSESATTSVNNNSYSGKRQRSDEVTVRSDDVTVDSTISRKNTVRFPIHSKDTDRNTADSSTSTISYKQKLDDGELLADKNLQERAVVASQKSGDEETKNSSTSTISYKRKLDDGEIIADKNLQERAVIASQKSVDGETKNSSTSTISYKRKLDDGELLADKNLQGGEVTPSQKSVDGETKNSLTSTISYKRKLDDGELLADKNLQGGEVIASQKSGDGETKSIDKKYGETVQNELVATCDQARSLKPCDQAMSLKPCDQAMPQKQVPPKRYVYTRKKKQRIQDVVQVPGNA, encoded by the exons ATGGAGCCCTACTTCCGGGAGATGTCGCTCGACGATTTCGAGGCGTTACTGCCGTCCGTATCCAACCGTCTCGATCCGTGCTTCATCATACCATTTGTGGGCAGCGGGAAGGAACAGCGCGTTGATCTCGATCCATCTGACGTGGCCGTGGTCGCTGAGAGCTCCAACCCCACCCTGGTTTCGGGCAAGGAGAACGAGGAGCCGGAGAATCACAGCGCGCATGCCAACCATGCGCCACAGCACGAGAGCTCAGATTTTGTTTTGCGCAGCAGCGTGAAGCTAGCCAGAAGCAACGGGGACAGCGAAGAGCACTGTGAGCAGGAGGTGATTTTGCAGCAGGAGGCGGTAACTCAGTTAGATCCAGGCAAGAGTCTGGCGGACGACTCCTTGAACTGGCTCCTAGCATCGCGAGGGCGGTTCGTGCTCACCTCGGAGCGCCCCAACAAGAAGCGGAAGCTGCTGGGGGCAGACGCGGGGCTCGAGCGGCTCGTGTGGCTGCCGCCCATGCCAGGCGAGGCCGCTACGACGTGCGACGTGTGCTGCTTGGGGGACACCGACGTGGCGTCCAACAGGATGCTCCACTGCAGCAGCTGCAAGGTGTCCGTGCACCAGAGGTGTTACGGCGTGCAGGTCGTGCCGGACGGCTACTGGACGTGCGCCTGGTGCGACGGTATCAGCTCCGCGCCCGCGCGGATGTTGTCGCTGAATGATGGGGGCAGGATCGTCTCTATGCCCTGCGTGCTCTGCCCCAGGGAGAAAGGTGCTTTGAAGCCTGTGAAATGCGACCCTGGTCAAGCTGCAGATGGGGGCAACCTCAGTTTCGCGCACCTGTTCTGTAGCCTGTGGGCGCCGGAGGTTCTTGTAGAGGACATGGACTCGATGGAACCTGTCACTAATATAGGAGATATCCCAGAGAATCGCACTAAAATGGTGTGCACTCTCTGCAAGGTTATGCATGGTGCATGCGTTCGATGTAGCCATG GAACATGCCGGGCTTGCTTTCATCCAATATGTGCAAGAGAATCTAAGCATCAGATGGAGATATGGGGCAAATCTGGGCTTAAGAAT GTTGAGTTGAGGATATTTTGCTCAAGGCATTCTAGAGTCAGAAGCATCAGTTCCGTACACAATGCCAATGGTGTTACTGAACAGGATACTGCACGAGTTGGGCTGGATGATGAAATTTTTACCACAGACAAGAAACAACAAATGAGATTTACACGCAAGAGTAAGGACAAATTCATGAACGGCATATCCATCAGCTCTAGTTCGTCCAGCCTAAACAAAGTGCAGACAGCGGAGCTGGTTACGACACCATGTACTGCTAGAGCCAtcgaaactcaacaaatcgaacaGACACACATGGTTGTTGATCAGCCTACAGGAGATGGGAATCTTGTGAGCAGTTCTACTGATGTTTCTGCAGTTCTCAGAAAG CTAATTGACCAAGGAAAGGTTAGTGTTGGTGATATAGAATCAGAACTGGGTCTGTCCTCAGAATCCTTGGAAGCTGCTCTTGTG CCTGAAACAACCACCTTCTCCCCTGGTCTGAAGTTGAAAATCATCAAGTTGCTGCAAAACTCCGTTCATGTGTCTTCTGTTCAAGTGAAACCTCTTGAAGAGAGTGATATAGCACCAGAAG GTACATTGCTTAGAAGTGAAAGTAAGAACTTAACTGATTCACAACCTGGCTCAGAACTGGAGGAAGGCATCTCATCATTTGATCATAACTATCCTGACAGTGATAAAGCTGATAAAGACTGGTCTAATTCAGTAGAAAATTCCTCGCACACTGGTCGTGATTGTGAAGACGACCATATTTCTGGCCAACGTGTTCTCAA CGTTGATGGTTATCGCTGCTATATTCATCCATACGTCGAGAAAAAGTTGCAGGATTTGTGGGGTCATATTTCGAATCAGAATAAGCAGTCTTGTTATCATG TTGAAGAGTTATCCTGCGTTCCTCATGACCAAAATCTTGCTGATTTATCAACAAAACTTGAGCAATTAACAGAGATAGCTGCAGCCGATGAAGCTTCTAAAGCAGAATCGTCAGATATTCTAGAGCATTCACCACGTGatgaaatagaaggagaaatcattTATTTTCAATCCAGGCTTCTCAATGATGTTGTATCCAAGAACCAGAGATATG AAGACCTTAAATTCAAGGTCGTCCAGAGTCTTTCCCATGAATTGGATTCTTTTAATAAACGAAAATGGGACCATATCATTGTGAATCAGTTCCTTCGTGATATAAGGGAAGCTAAGAAACGCGGGAACTCAGAGAGGAGACACAAAGAAGCTCAGGCTATCCTAGCTGCAGCTGCACCTTGTGCTGCACCCAGCttgagaaatgaaacttttaagaAAGAGACAGAAAATGATGCAGCGCCTGTCAAACAAGAG AGTATTACAAAAATCAATGCTGGATCTTTACGAGTTAGCCAATTGACTTTGTTGCCGCAAACAAAGGATCTATCATTTTCAAGCAGTAAAGTCTCAGCAGATAGTAATTTTGGCATTTTTGATCTGGCTAAATTTTCTAAGAAAAATGATCTTCCATGTGATGTGTGCATGCGGCGTGAAACTGTATTGAACCGAATATTTCTCTGCTCAAGCTGCAAG CAGGCTGCTGTCCACTTGGATTGCTACCAGAGTCGGATGAATCCCACAGGTCCTTGGAAGTGTGAACGTTGTCAAGAGATGTTATCAGATACTGTCATCTCTGCCAATGCATCTGATTGCAGTGGTGCGATATCATGGTTGGTGCATTGTGGTTTGTGCCATGGTACATTAGGAGCTTTTCGCAAGACTACAAAGGGCCAATGGGTTCATGCTTTTTGTGCTGAG TGGCTCTTGGAGAACACATTCAGAAGGGGACAACATAATGCCGTTGATGTAATG GAGGAGAACCTTCTGAAGGGAGACACATGCTCGATCTGCCACCACAATGTTGGCACATGCTTGAAG TGCTGTACTGTAGGTTGTCAAGTCACTTTCCATCCTGCATGTGCTAGGGATGCTGGTCTTTACATGAATACGAAAAAGATCGGTAACTTATGGCGGCACAAAGCATATTGTGGCAATCACAGTACTGAGCAAAGAAAG GTCGACTCTCAGCAATATGGACCTGAGGAAGTCAAGATCATGAAACAAATGAGG GTTGAATTGGAAAGATTGCGCCTTCTTTGCGAGAGGATTGTTAAAAGAGAGAAGGAGAAG AAAGAGTTGGTTGTATGTGAACATGATATACTTGCTATAAGAAGGGACTATGTTGCATCCTCGATCCAGACTCCATTTTATATGTCGGGAACTGGAGCAAGTTCAGAATCTGCCACTACTTCTGTTAACAACAATTCATATAGTGGAAAAAGGCAAAGATCGGATGAGGTCACAGTGAGATCCGATGATGTCACGGTGGATAGTACTATTTCCAGGAAAAACACCGTCAGATTTCCCATTCATAGCAAGGACACCGATAGGAATACAGCTGACAGTTCGACATCAACAATATCGTACAAGCAGAAGTTGGATGATGGGGAATTACTTGCTGATAAGAATCTTCAAGAAAGAGCAGTTGTTGCCTCACAAAAATCAGGAGACGAAGAAACAAAGAACAGTTCGACATCAACAATATCGTACAAGCGGAAGTTGGATGATGGGGAAATAATTGCTGATAAGAATCTTCAAGAAAGAGCAGTTATTGCGTCACAAAAATCAGTAGACGGGGAAACAAAGAACAGTTCGACATCAACAATATCGTACAAGCGGAAGTTGGATGATGGGGAGTTACTTGCTGATAAGAATCTTCAAGGGGGAGAAGTTACTCCGTCACAAAAATCAGTAGACGGCGAAACAAAGAACAGTTTGACATCAACAATATCGTACAAGCGGAAGTTGGATGATGGGGAGTTACTTGCTGATAAGAATCTTCAAGGGGGAGAAGTTATTGCCTCACAAAAATCAGGAGACGGAGAAACAAAGTCAATAGATAAAAAG TATGGAGAAACAGTTCAAAACGAACTTGTTGCAACATGTGACCAAGCTAGGTCACTGAAACCATGTGATCAAGCTATGTCACTGAAACCATGTGACCAAGCTATGCCACAGAAACAAGTCCCTCCAAAGAGATATGTTTATACTCGCAAAAAGAAGCAACGGATTCAGGATGTGGTGCAGGTGCCTGGGAATGCATAG
- the LOC139834204 gene encoding uncharacterized protein isoform X2, translating into MEPYFREMSLDDFEALLPSVSNRLDPCFIIPFVGSGKEQRVDLDPSDVAVVAESSNPTLVSGKENEEPENHSAHANHAPQHESSDFVLRSSVKLARSNGDSEEHCEQEVILQQEAVTQLDPGKSLADDSLNWLLASRGRFVLTSERPNKKRKLLGADAGLERLVWLPPMPGEAATTCDVCCLGDTDVASNRMLHCSSCKVSVHQRCYGVQVVPDGYWTCAWCDGISSAPARMLSLNDGGRIVSMPCVLCPREKGALKPVKCDPGQAADGGNLSFAHLFCSLWAPEVLVEDMDSMEPVTNIGDIPENRTKMVCTLCKVMHGACVRCSHGTCRACFHPICARESKHQMEIWGKSGLKNVELRIFCSRHSRVRSISSVHNANGVTEQDTARVGLDDEIFTTDKKQQMRFTRKSKDKFMNGISISSSSSSLNKVQTAELVTTPCTARAIETQQIEQTHMVVDQPTGDGNLVSSSTDVSAVLRKLIDQGKVSVGDIESELGLSSESLEAALVPETTTFSPGLKLKIIKLLQNSVHVSSVQVKPLEESDIAPEGTLLRSESKNLTDSQPGSELEEGISSFDHNYPDSDKADKDWSNSVENSSHTGRDCEDDHISGQRVLNVDGYRCYIHPYVEKKLQDLWGHISNQNKQSCYHVEELSCVPHDQNLADLSTKLEQLTEIAAADEASKAESSDILEHSPRDEIEGEIIYFQSRLLNDVVSKNQRYEDLKFKVVQSLSHELDSFNKRKWDHIIVNQFLRDIREAKKRGNSERRHKEAQAILAAAAPCAAPSLRNETFKKETENDAAPVKQESITKINAGSLRVSQLTLLPQTKDLSFSSSKVSADSNFGIFDLAKFSKKNDLPCDVCMRRETVLNRIFLCSSCKAAVHLDCYQSRMNPTGPWKCERCQEMLSDTVISANASDCSGAISWLVHCGLCHGTLGAFRKTTKGQWVHAFCAEWLLENTFRRGQHNAVDVMEENLLKGDTCSICHHNVGTCLKCCTVGCQVTFHPACARDAGLYMNTKKIGNLWRHKAYCGNHSTEQRKVDSQQYGPEEVKIMKQMRVELERLRLLCERIVKREKEKKELVVCEHDILAIRRDYVASSIQTPFYMSGTGASSESATTSVNNNSYSGKRQRSDEVTVRSDDVTVDSTISRKNTVRFPIHSKDTDRNTADSSTSTISYKQKLDDGELLADKNLQERAVVASQKSGDEETKNSSTSTISYKRKLDDGEIIADKNLQERAVIASQKSVDGETKNSSTSTISYKRKLDDGELLADKNLQGGEVTPSQKSVDGETKNSLTSTISYKRKLDDGELLADKNLQGGEVIASQKSGDGETKSIDKKYGETVQNELVATCDQARSLKPCDQAMSLKPCDQAMPQKQVPPKRYVYTRKKKQRIQDVVQVPGNA; encoded by the exons ATGGAGCCCTACTTCCGGGAGATGTCGCTCGACGATTTCGAGGCGTTACTGCCGTCCGTATCCAACCGTCTCGATCCGTGCTTCATCATACCATTTGTGGGCAGCGGGAAGGAACAGCGCGTTGATCTCGATCCATCTGACGTGGCCGTGGTCGCTGAGAGCTCCAACCCCACCCTGGTTTCGGGCAAGGAGAACGAGGAGCCGGAGAATCACAGCGCGCATGCCAACCATGCGCCACAGCACGAGAGCTCAGATTTTGTTTTGCGCAGCAGCGTGAAGCTAGCCAGAAGCAACGGGGACAGCGAAGAGCACTGTGAGCAGGAGGTGATTTTGCAGCAGGAGGCGGTAACTCAGTTAGATCCAGGCAAGAGTCTGGCGGACGACTCCTTGAACTGGCTCCTAGCATCGCGAGGGCGGTTCGTGCTCACCTCGGAGCGCCCCAACAAGAAGCGGAAGCTGCTGGGGGCAGACGCGGGGCTCGAGCGGCTCGTGTGGCTGCCGCCCATGCCAGGCGAGGCCGCTACGACGTGCGACGTGTGCTGCTTGGGGGACACCGACGTGGCGTCCAACAGGATGCTCCACTGCAGCAGCTGCAAGGTGTCCGTGCACCAGAGGTGTTACGGCGTGCAGGTCGTGCCGGACGGCTACTGGACGTGCGCCTGGTGCGACGGTATCAGCTCCGCGCCCGCGCGGATGTTGTCGCTGAATGATGGGGGCAGGATCGTCTCTATGCCCTGCGTGCTCTGCCCCAGGGAGAAAGGTGCTTTGAAGCCTGTGAAATGCGACCCTGGTCAAGCTGCAGATGGGGGCAACCTCAGTTTCGCGCACCTGTTCTGTAGCCTGTGGGCGCCGGAGGTTCTTGTAGAGGACATGGACTCGATGGAACCTGTCACTAATATAGGAGATATCCCAGAGAATCGCACTAAAATGGTGTGCACTCTCTGCAAGGTTATGCATGGTGCATGCGTTCGATGTAGCCATG GAACATGCCGGGCTTGCTTTCATCCAATATGTGCAAGAGAATCTAAGCATCAGATGGAGATATGGGGCAAATCTGGGCTTAAGAAT GTTGAGTTGAGGATATTTTGCTCAAGGCATTCTAGAGTCAGAAGCATCAGTTCCGTACACAATGCCAATGGTGTTACTGAACAGGATACTGCACGAGTTGGGCTGGATGATGAAATTTTTACCACAGACAAGAAACAACAAATGAGATTTACACGCAAGAGTAAGGACAAATTCATGAACGGCATATCCATCAGCTCTAGTTCGTCCAGCCTAAACAAAGTGCAGACAGCGGAGCTGGTTACGACACCATGTACTGCTAGAGCCAtcgaaactcaacaaatcgaacaGACACACATGGTTGTTGATCAGCCTACAGGAGATGGGAATCTTGTGAGCAGTTCTACTGATGTTTCTGCAGTTCTCAGAAAG CTAATTGACCAAGGAAAGGTTAGTGTTGGTGATATAGAATCAGAACTGGGTCTGTCCTCAGAATCCTTGGAAGCTGCTCTTGTG CCTGAAACAACCACCTTCTCCCCTGGTCTGAAGTTGAAAATCATCAAGTTGCTGCAAAACTCCGTTCATGTGTCTTCTGTTCAAGTGAAACCTCTTGAAGAGAGTGATATAGCACCAGAAG GTACATTGCTTAGAAGTGAAAGTAAGAACTTAACTGATTCACAACCTGGCTCAGAACTGGAGGAAGGCATCTCATCATTTGATCATAACTATCCTGACAGTGATAAAGCTGATAAAGACTGGTCTAATTCAGTAGAAAATTCCTCGCACACTGGTCGTGATTGTGAAGACGACCATATTTCTGGCCAACGTGTTCTCAA CGTTGATGGTTATCGCTGCTATATTCATCCATACGTCGAGAAAAAGTTGCAGGATTTGTGGGGTCATATTTCGAATCAGAATAAGCAGTCTTGTTATCATG TTGAAGAGTTATCCTGCGTTCCTCATGACCAAAATCTTGCTGATTTATCAACAAAACTTGAGCAATTAACAGAGATAGCTGCAGCCGATGAAGCTTCTAAAGCAGAATCGTCAGATATTCTAGAGCATTCACCACGTGatgaaatagaaggagaaatcattTATTTTCAATCCAGGCTTCTCAATGATGTTGTATCCAAGAACCAGAGATATG AAGACCTTAAATTCAAGGTCGTCCAGAGTCTTTCCCATGAATTGGATTCTTTTAATAAACGAAAATGGGACCATATCATTGTGAATCAGTTCCTTCGTGATATAAGGGAAGCTAAGAAACGCGGGAACTCAGAGAGGAGACACAAAGAAGCTCAGGCTATCCTAGCTGCAGCTGCACCTTGTGCTGCACCCAGCttgagaaatgaaacttttaagaAAGAGACAGAAAATGATGCAGCGCCTGTCAAACAAGAG AGTATTACAAAAATCAATGCTGGATCTTTACGAGTTAGCCAATTGACTTTGTTGCCGCAAACAAAGGATCTATCATTTTCAAGCAGTAAAGTCTCAGCAGATAGTAATTTTGGCATTTTTGATCTGGCTAAATTTTCTAAGAAAAATGATCTTCCATGTGATGTGTGCATGCGGCGTGAAACTGTATTGAACCGAATATTTCTCTGCTCAAGCTGCAAG GCTGCTGTCCACTTGGATTGCTACCAGAGTCGGATGAATCCCACAGGTCCTTGGAAGTGTGAACGTTGTCAAGAGATGTTATCAGATACTGTCATCTCTGCCAATGCATCTGATTGCAGTGGTGCGATATCATGGTTGGTGCATTGTGGTTTGTGCCATGGTACATTAGGAGCTTTTCGCAAGACTACAAAGGGCCAATGGGTTCATGCTTTTTGTGCTGAG TGGCTCTTGGAGAACACATTCAGAAGGGGACAACATAATGCCGTTGATGTAATG GAGGAGAACCTTCTGAAGGGAGACACATGCTCGATCTGCCACCACAATGTTGGCACATGCTTGAAG TGCTGTACTGTAGGTTGTCAAGTCACTTTCCATCCTGCATGTGCTAGGGATGCTGGTCTTTACATGAATACGAAAAAGATCGGTAACTTATGGCGGCACAAAGCATATTGTGGCAATCACAGTACTGAGCAAAGAAAG GTCGACTCTCAGCAATATGGACCTGAGGAAGTCAAGATCATGAAACAAATGAGG GTTGAATTGGAAAGATTGCGCCTTCTTTGCGAGAGGATTGTTAAAAGAGAGAAGGAGAAG AAAGAGTTGGTTGTATGTGAACATGATATACTTGCTATAAGAAGGGACTATGTTGCATCCTCGATCCAGACTCCATTTTATATGTCGGGAACTGGAGCAAGTTCAGAATCTGCCACTACTTCTGTTAACAACAATTCATATAGTGGAAAAAGGCAAAGATCGGATGAGGTCACAGTGAGATCCGATGATGTCACGGTGGATAGTACTATTTCCAGGAAAAACACCGTCAGATTTCCCATTCATAGCAAGGACACCGATAGGAATACAGCTGACAGTTCGACATCAACAATATCGTACAAGCAGAAGTTGGATGATGGGGAATTACTTGCTGATAAGAATCTTCAAGAAAGAGCAGTTGTTGCCTCACAAAAATCAGGAGACGAAGAAACAAAGAACAGTTCGACATCAACAATATCGTACAAGCGGAAGTTGGATGATGGGGAAATAATTGCTGATAAGAATCTTCAAGAAAGAGCAGTTATTGCGTCACAAAAATCAGTAGACGGGGAAACAAAGAACAGTTCGACATCAACAATATCGTACAAGCGGAAGTTGGATGATGGGGAGTTACTTGCTGATAAGAATCTTCAAGGGGGAGAAGTTACTCCGTCACAAAAATCAGTAGACGGCGAAACAAAGAACAGTTTGACATCAACAATATCGTACAAGCGGAAGTTGGATGATGGGGAGTTACTTGCTGATAAGAATCTTCAAGGGGGAGAAGTTATTGCCTCACAAAAATCAGGAGACGGAGAAACAAAGTCAATAGATAAAAAG TATGGAGAAACAGTTCAAAACGAACTTGTTGCAACATGTGACCAAGCTAGGTCACTGAAACCATGTGATCAAGCTATGTCACTGAAACCATGTGACCAAGCTATGCCACAGAAACAAGTCCCTCCAAAGAGATATGTTTATACTCGCAAAAAGAAGCAACGGATTCAGGATGTGGTGCAGGTGCCTGGGAATGCATAG